A window from Bufo bufo chromosome 1, aBufBuf1.1, whole genome shotgun sequence encodes these proteins:
- the PRRG2 gene encoding transmembrane gamma-carboxyglutamic acid protein 2 isoform X1, with protein MSRIILHTLLQVGTMRWAGCLLLIQAYIVTTGTAPDPQMLRSGRAVFLDDEDANSFITRKLRYNSWDFEMFTQGNLERECYEEVCNYEEARECFEDDDKTKNFWKSYAHNGQGGSSGNSPALDIAGLVAGLVGGFVLLVMMGVLIMYCVRYRAKERARHGRAPVHLTSNTPLPEALPLNQPPLPDPTAPGLPSYEEALEASGTYDAPPPPYHRGSARSNQPS; from the exons ATGAGTAGGATCATTCTTCATACATTGTTACAG GTCGGCACCATGCGGTGGGCAGGATGCCTCCTGCTAATTCAGGCATATATAGTGACCACTGGGACTGCTCCTGATCCCCAGATGCTGAGGTCAGGAAGAGCAG TGTTCTTGGATGATGAAGATGCAAATTCCTTCATTACCCGCAAGCTGCGCTACAACAGTTGGGATTTTGAGATGTTTACTCAGGGTAACCTGGAGCGAGAATGTTACGAGGAAGTGTGTAACTACGAGGAGGCACGGGAGTGCTTTGAAGACGATGACAAAACA AAAAACTTTTGGAAAAGCTATGCACACAATGGACAGGGAGGGAGCTCAG GAAACTCCCCTGCTTTAGATATTGCCGGACTGGTTGCAGGACTGGTGGGAGGGTTCGTATTGCTAGTAATGATGGGCGTTCTTATCATGTACTGTGTGCGATACAGAGCCAAGGAGCGGGCAAGACATGGGAG GGCTCCCGTACACCTCACTAGTAATACTCCACTTCCTGAAGCACTTCCTCTGAACCAGCCGCCATTACCTGATCCCACCGCCCCAGGGTTGCCATCCTATGAAGAGGCGTTGGAGGCATCGGGCACATATGATGCTCCCCCTCCACCTTATCACAG AGGTTCAGCCAGATCAAATCAACCCAGCTGA
- the PRRG2 gene encoding transmembrane gamma-carboxyglutamic acid protein 2 isoform X2, whose translation MRWAGCLLLIQAYIVTTGTAPDPQMLRSGRAVFLDDEDANSFITRKLRYNSWDFEMFTQGNLERECYEEVCNYEEARECFEDDDKTKNFWKSYAHNGQGGSSGNSPALDIAGLVAGLVGGFVLLVMMGVLIMYCVRYRAKERARHGRAPVHLTSNTPLPEALPLNQPPLPDPTAPGLPSYEEALEASGTYDAPPPPYHRGSARSNQPS comes from the exons ATGCGGTGGGCAGGATGCCTCCTGCTAATTCAGGCATATATAGTGACCACTGGGACTGCTCCTGATCCCCAGATGCTGAGGTCAGGAAGAGCAG TGTTCTTGGATGATGAAGATGCAAATTCCTTCATTACCCGCAAGCTGCGCTACAACAGTTGGGATTTTGAGATGTTTACTCAGGGTAACCTGGAGCGAGAATGTTACGAGGAAGTGTGTAACTACGAGGAGGCACGGGAGTGCTTTGAAGACGATGACAAAACA AAAAACTTTTGGAAAAGCTATGCACACAATGGACAGGGAGGGAGCTCAG GAAACTCCCCTGCTTTAGATATTGCCGGACTGGTTGCAGGACTGGTGGGAGGGTTCGTATTGCTAGTAATGATGGGCGTTCTTATCATGTACTGTGTGCGATACAGAGCCAAGGAGCGGGCAAGACATGGGAG GGCTCCCGTACACCTCACTAGTAATACTCCACTTCCTGAAGCACTTCCTCTGAACCAGCCGCCATTACCTGATCCCACCGCCCCAGGGTTGCCATCCTATGAAGAGGCGTTGGAGGCATCGGGCACATATGATGCTCCCCCTCCACCTTATCACAG AGGTTCAGCCAGATCAAATCAACCCAGCTGA